Proteins encoded within one genomic window of Siniperca chuatsi isolate FFG_IHB_CAS linkage group LG4, ASM2008510v1, whole genome shotgun sequence:
- the LOC122875171 gene encoding zinc finger protein 536-like, with protein MRRDSFITLSTHPIRSQMALLANQIMDARILSSMNGRAELSQFLRVTNPSIVSQVNSTQDDNRKNRKYPCPLCGKRFRFNSILSLHMRTHTGEKPFKCPYCDHRAAQKGNLKIHLRTHKQGILGKGRGRIREENRLLHELEERAILRDRQTRAGHVSQQQTSDINQLEKSQLPQIVPTQLPFLTNSGAVESQAHTSTSPKVTAIHDDPIQPQPTGFRCSFCKGKFRKQQELERHIRILHKPYKCTLCEFAASHEEELIGHVETTHITADAGSGQKPAMGAGDKRKPIGEFPCEVCGQTFSQAWFLKGHMRKHKDSFEHCCQICGRRFKEPWFLKNHMKVHLNKLATKRNLPAEHDTSVNMSNLTQDHHSNLYPQYISRIHNRFLTAERADRQDYNQVLATANVDMKVREMLGRMISSGPGPLTDAESSSLLGLNHIHPPLSSTSVEYLQKVISNRDTLNSSSYPGWQIMTPVLPVEQQMFSPEDQQQCSSYLPERCLAVDDGKVCLGDPDTKAISRPGSPGSMSHHGPTEIITETGSSHSGSVLNHPPQSSSPATGEKVYRCPPSSDYTAAQTASLSFHLDRYHFPHWQNSRDLSSPLQPSSSSSSSSPNPNPKLRPRSREDWSPAAGHYLGLESHSENPLLINKQSDLTDKDAGVDGSLSAQTRKSQYEPLDLSVRPESIMSHSAMSPAVLVQMSGVFSNGLSSSITRRLQSYSNAAAELSVKPAYQCDLLMQGTKEEMNTQNAGLAGHDGEGEFEKSELGREDGNDIAAKWKMLKNNVLKLEELGQANADFQAPGEKKHNKLGPWGRAVAESPISSLENLTPGQADQLQHQGGLLSFLRSQGSLSSTPAGAHKASLNGGGDIEKDVASARKPFQCRYCPYSASQKGNLKTHVLCVHRKPFDNSLYPDRRLRRSHTPQRPSRLPQSITGDNRAPGRDQIGMTSLCGT; from the exons ATGAGGAGA GACAGCTTCATTACCCTGTCCACCCACCCAATTAGGAGCCAGATGGCGCTTCTGGCCAATCAAATCATGGATGCAAGGATTCTCAGCAGTATGAACGGGAGAGCAGAGCTTTCCCAGTTCTTGAGAGTCACCAATCCAAGCATCGTCTCCCAGGTAAATTCCACCCAGGATGACAATCGCAAGAACAGGAAGTATCCCTGCCCGTTGTGTGGAAAGCGCTTCCGCTTCAACAGCATCCTTTCCCTTCACATGCGTACACACACTGGTGAGAAGCCCTTCAAGTGCCCATACTGCGACCACAGGGCTGCACAGAAGGGAAACCTGAAGATACACCTCCGTACTCACAAGCAAGGCATTCTGGGTAAAGGCCGTGGGCGAATTAGGGAGGAGAATAGGTTGCTTCATGAGCTTGAGGAAAGGGCAATACTAAGGGACAGGCAGACGCGAGCTGGTCATGTTAGCCAACAGCAAACATCTGATATAAATCAACTTGAAAAGTCCCAACTGCCACAGATTGTCCCGACACAACTGCCATTCTTAACCAACTCTGGTGCTGTAGAGAGCCAAGCACATACATCTACATCTCCTAAGGTGACTGCCATCCATGATGATCCCATCCAGCCCCAACCCACCGGCTTCCGCTGCTCATTCTGTAAGGGCAAGTTCAGGAAGCAGCAGGAGCTTGAGCGCCACATCAGGATCCTACATAAACCCTATAAATGCACGCTGTGCGAGTTTGCTGCTTCGCATGAGGAGGAGCTCATTGGCCACGTTGAGACAACGCATATAACTGCTGATGCAGGTTCAGGGCAGAAGCCTGCGATGGGGGCTGGTGACAAGAGGAAGCCCATTGGTGAATTCCCCTGCGAGGTGTGCGGCCAGACCTTCAGCCAGGCCTGGTTCCTGAAGGGTCACATGAGGAAACACAAGGACTCTTTTGAGCACTGCTGTCAAATCTGTGGCCGTCGATTCAAAGAACCCTGGTTCCTCAAGAACCACATGAAGGTCCATCTCAATAAACTGGCTACTAAGCGTAATCTCCCTGCTGAGCATGACACCTCTGTTAACATGAGTAACCTAACACAAGACCATCATAGCAACCTCTATCCGCAGTACATCTCCCGCATTCACAACAGGTTCCTCACGGCTGAGAGAGCTGACCGTCAAGATTATAACCAGGTACTTGCCACAGCAAACGTTGACATGAAGGTTAGGGAGATGTTAGGGAGGATGATTTCCTCAGGTCCAGGCCCTTTGACAGATGCGGAGAGCTCCTCTTTGTTGGGTTTAAATCATATCCACCCTCCACTGAGCTCCACTAGCGTGGAATATCTGCAGAAAGTCATCTCTAACAGAGATACgctcaacagcagcagctaccCAGGCTGGCAGATCATGACACCAGTGCTACCTGTTGAGCAGCAAATGTTCAGTCCTGAAGACCAGCAGCAGTGCTCTTCCTACCTGCCTGAGAGATGCCTCGCTGTAGACGATGGGAAAGTGTGTCTCGGTGACCCAGACACTAAGGCCATCAGCAGACCCGGTAGCCCAGGCAGCATGAGTCATCATGGGCCAACAGAGATCATCACAGAGACAGGGAGCTCCCACTCTGGCAGCGTGCTCAACCATCCACCACAGTCTTCTTCTCCAGCTACAG GTGAAAAAGTCTACAGGTGTCCACCCTCCAGTGACTACACCGCTGCACAGACAGCCTCCCTCAGCTTCCATCTGGATCGCTACCACTTCCCCCACTGGCAGAACAGCAGGGATCTTTCTTCTCCACTGCAgccctccagcagcagcagcagctccagcccCAACCCCAATCCCAAGCTCAGACCTAGATCCAGGGAAGACTGGAGCCCAGCTGCAGGTCACTACCTTGGTCTGGAGAGCCACAGTGAAAACCCCCTGCTCATCAACAAGCAGTCTGACCTCACTGACAAAGATGCAGGTGTAGATGGCTCTTTATCTGCTCAAACCAGGAAGTCCCAGTATGAGCCTTTAGATTTGTCTGTCAGACCAGAGTCTATCATGTCTCATTCAGCTATGTCTCCTGCTGTACTGGTACAGATGTCTGGCGTTTTTAGTAATGGACTCTCCTCCTCCATTACCCGCCGGCTACAAAGTTACTCTAATGCCGCAGCTGAACTCAGTGTGAAACCCGCATATCAGTGTGACCTTTTGATGCAGGGAACAAAAGAAGAGATGAACACACAGAATGCAGGCTTGGCAGGTCACGACGGTGAAGGTGAATTTGAGAAATCTGAGCTAGGGAGAGAGGACGGAAATGACATTGCTGCCAAGTGGAAGATGCTGAAAAATAATGTCCTCAAGCTAGAGGAGCTGGGACAGGCCAACGCTGATTTCCAGGCTCCTGGCGAGAAGAAGCACAACAAGCTGGGACCTTGGGGCAGAGCTGTGGCTGAATCTCCTATCTCCTCTCTGGAGAACTTGACTCCAGGACAGGCGGATCAACTCCAGCACCAGGGCGGCTTGCTCTCCTTCCTCAGATCCCAGGGGAGCCTCAGCAGCACACCTGCCGGCGCACACAAAGCCAGTCTGAACGGCGGGGGGGACATAGAGAAAGATGTTGCATCAG